Proteins encoded together in one Mycolicibacter minnesotensis window:
- a CDS encoding crotonase/enoyl-CoA hydratase family protein, with protein sequence MEFTTLRHEVEDGVLTVYLDRPDNLNAFTVEMAEELECTFVGVNDDDRIRAVIVTGSGRAFCAGMDLSSSGNVFGLDESKSPSLADMADLGDPELARVRDTGGRVTLAVYNCRKPVIAAVNGPAVGIGATMMLAMDARMFSTKARFGLVFGKLGITPEACSTWFLPRIVGMPTALDLLYRADILDAEGARACGIAQSLHEPDALLADARALADAWTKGRSPVSFALIRQMLYRNSAQPDPVEAHRVDSLAMFYTSIGDGADGVRAFLEKRDAQFTAQASQMPPFYDEWVKPV encoded by the coding sequence ATGGAGTTCACCACGCTGCGCCATGAGGTCGAAGACGGCGTCCTCACCGTGTATTTGGACCGGCCGGACAACCTCAACGCGTTCACCGTCGAGATGGCCGAAGAGCTGGAGTGCACCTTCGTCGGGGTCAACGACGATGACCGCATCCGCGCGGTCATCGTCACCGGGTCCGGGCGTGCCTTCTGCGCGGGCATGGACCTGTCGAGTTCGGGCAATGTGTTCGGGCTTGACGAGTCCAAGTCGCCGTCGCTGGCCGACATGGCCGACCTCGGCGACCCCGAGCTGGCCCGGGTGCGCGACACCGGCGGGCGGGTGACCCTGGCGGTCTACAACTGCCGCAAGCCGGTGATCGCCGCGGTCAACGGGCCCGCGGTCGGAATCGGTGCCACCATGATGCTGGCCATGGATGCCCGGATGTTTTCCACCAAGGCGCGTTTCGGCCTGGTGTTCGGCAAGCTGGGCATCACCCCCGAGGCGTGTTCGACGTGGTTTCTGCCCCGGATCGTCGGCATGCCCACGGCACTGGATCTGCTCTACCGCGCCGACATCCTCGATGCCGAGGGTGCGCGCGCCTGCGGTATCGCCCAGTCGCTACACGAACCCGATGCCCTACTGGCCGACGCGCGGGCGCTGGCTGACGCCTGGACCAAGGGTCGCTCGCCGGTGTCGTTCGCACTGATCCGCCAGATGCTCTACCGCAACTCCGCGCAACCAGATCCGGTGGAGGCGCACCGGGTCGATTCGCTGGCGATGTTCTACACCAGCATCGGCGACGGCGCCGACGGCGTGCGGGCCTTCTTGGAGAAGCGCGACGCGCAGTTCACCGCCCAGGCCTCGCAGATGCCGCCGTTCTACGACGAGTGGGTCAAGCCCGTCTAA